One genomic segment of Pseudorasbora parva isolate DD20220531a chromosome 6, ASM2467924v1, whole genome shotgun sequence includes these proteins:
- the slc17a9b gene encoding solute carrier family 17 member 9b: MAILQKHGKNSCPDLASIKENPAENIGQAGSQKKWAESSQNWTRPVARIWTVVLLLGTCLLYCARVAMPICAVSMAERFSWSKRETGMVLGSFFWGYCFTQVLGGYVSDRVGGEKVMLLSAAAWGAMTAFTPILAHFCSQPIVSMTVCRFLMGLLQGVHYPSLASLCSQKVVESERGFLMSTVGSGSYLGTLVIGGVGSLMLDLYGWESVFYVSGLLSVLWAYCMWKYLLKGEGPIITLESLGSAGTQSKLSKRNWLRLFRQPAVCAVIITHLCTASTFFTLLSWLPTFFKDTFPDAKGWVFNVIPWFVAIPSSLFSGCLSDHLISQGFDTASVRKLMQFFSMGVSSVFTLFLCGTNTFPAAVAFVSATMGLTTFSHSGVSVNVQDLAPSCAGALFGVMNTCGAFTGVIMVYFSGYLIEASGSWASVFGLITLVNLLGLATFLSFAEARRVDIDLSKGRYHNIHI; the protein is encoded by the exons ATGGCAATTCTACAAAAACATGGAAAGAACTCTTGTCCAGATTTGGCCAGTATTAAGGAAAATCCCGCAGAAAATATCGGACAAGCTGGATCACAGAAGAAGTGGGCAGAGTCGAGTCAGAACTGGACAAG GCCTGTAGCGAGGATATGGACGGTGGTGCTGTTGCTGGGCACATGTTTGCTGTACTGTGCCCGTGTTGCCATGCCTATCTGTGCAGTGAGCATGGCAGAGCGCTTCAGCTGGTCCAAGAGAGAGACGGGCATGGTGTTGGGCAGCTTCTTCTGGGGCTACTGCTTCACTCAGGTCCTTGGAGGCTACGTCAGTGACAG GGTGGGAGGAGAGAAAGTGATGCTGTTGTCAGCGGCAGCATGGGGGGCAATGACGGCCTTCACGCCGATCTTAGCCCATTTCTGCTCCCAGCCCATCGTCTCCATGACGGTCTGCCGCTTCCTCATGGGCCTGCTGCAGG GTGTTCACTACCCGTCTCTGGCCAGTCTGTGCTCTCAGAAGGTGGTGGAGAGTGAGAGGGGTTTCCTCATGAGCACAGTAGGAAGCGGCTCATACCTGGG gACTCTGGTGATCGGAGGTGTCGGCTCTCTCATGCTGGACTTGTACGGTTGGGAGAGTGTGTTCTACGTCTCTGGGCTTCTGTCTGTGCTCTGGGCGTACTGCATGTGGAAGTATCTGCTCAAAGGAGAAG GTCCCATCATCACACTGGAGTCTCTGGGCAGCGCTGGAACCCAGTCCAAACTGTCCAAGAGAAACTGGCTGCGTCTCTTCAGACAGCCAGCTGTGTG CGCTGTCATTATTACACACTTGTGCACCGCCAGCACCTTCTTCACACTGCTGTCATGGCTGCCAACATTTTTCAAGGACACCTTCCCTGATGCCAAG ggtTGGGTGTTTAACGTGATCCCATGGTTTGTGGCCATCCCCTCTTCCCTATTTAGTGGATGCCTGTCAGACCATCTAATCAGTCAGG GTTTTGATACGGCATCAGTGAGAAAACTCATGCAG TTCTTCTCTATGGGGGTGTCCAGTGTGTTTACTCTGTTCCTGTGCGGGACCAATACCTTCCCCGCAGCTGTGGCTTTCGTGTCTGCTACTATGGGCCTCACCACATTCAGCCACAG TGGGGTTTCAGTGAATGTTCAAGATCTCGCTCCATCCTGTGCTGGTGCTCTGTTTG GGGTGATGAATACCTGTGGGGCTTTTACAG GGGTCATCATGGTGTATTTCTCAGGGTATCTGATCGAGGCTAGTGGTTCCTGGGCGTCAGTTTTCGGCCTCATCACTTTAGTGAATCTGCTGGGTTTAGCCACGTTTTTAAGCTTCGCAGAAGCTCGCAGAGTGGACATAGATCTATCGAAAGGCCGTTACCACAACATCCACATCTGA